A genome region from Solanum pennellii chromosome 12, SPENNV200 includes the following:
- the LOC107007507 gene encoding heterogeneous nuclear ribonucleoprotein 1 — protein sequence MMETDLGKLFIGGISWDTDEERLKEYFTSYGEVIEAVIMRDRNTGRARGFGFVVFANPAVAERVVNEKHIIDGRTVEAKKAVPRDDQQIINRNNSSIHGSPGPGRTKKIFVGGLASTVTESDFKTYFDQFGTITDVVVMYDHNTQRPRGFGFITYDSEDAVDRALYKTYHDLNGKMIEVKRAVPKELSPGPNRSPFNGFNYGLGRVNNFLNNYAQGYSLGSIGGYGVRMDGRFSPVASGRTSFSQFSSPAYGMGVNLDPALSPTFAGASNFSNNLGYGRALNPYFTGNSSRYTTPIGYNTGSNRGDSLLSSPTRNVWGNGGLNSSPGPGSSGSFLGSGTGGYGVFGNNGVNWGSSAVSAPVGSASGYGGRNVGFRSGGSSYGLGSGGLARSNAAGGVPTSFAASGGAYEGSYGDVYCSGSMYGDSTWQTVSSDMEGSNTFGYGLENPADDSAKDSENYIGNYSIANRQSNRGIAT from the exons ATGATGGAGACAGATCTCGGTAAGCTATTTATTGGTGGGATATCTTGGGACACAGATGAAGAACGTCTTAAAGAATATTTCACTTCGTATGGAGAAGTGATTGAAGCTGTGATCATGAGAGATCGCAATACTGGTCGTGCTCGTGGTTTTGGTTTTGTTGTGTTTGCTAATCCTGCTGTTGCTGAAAGAGTTGTTAATGAGAAGCATATCATTGATGGAAGGACG GTTGAGGCAAAGAAGGCTGTTCCGAGGGATGaccaacaaataataaatagaaacaaTAGCAGCATTCACGGATCTCCAGGTCCTGGACGCACAAAAAAGATATTTGTAGGAGGTTTAGCATCTACGGTTACTGAGAGTGACTTCAAGACATACTTTGATCAGTTTGGTACAATTACAGATGTTGTAGTGATGTATGACCACAACACTCAGAGGCCAAGAGGCTTTGGATTTATAACTTATGATTCAGAGGATGCAGTGGATAGGGCATTGTATAAGACGTATCATGATCTAAATGGTAAAATGATCGAGGTGAAGCGCGCTGTTCCTAAAGAGCTGTCTCCGGGGCCTAACAGGAGCCCTTTCAATGGATTCAACTATGGACTTGGTAGAGTAAATAACTTTCTCAACAACTATGCTCAAGGGTATAGTTTAGGTTCGATTGGAGGATATGGGGTCAGGATGGATGGTAGATTTAGTCCAGTTGCCAGCGGACGTACAAGTTTCTCTCAGTTTTCTTCTCCTGCTTATGGAATGGGTGTCAATTTGGACCCAGCTTTGAGCCCTACCTTTGCAGGAGCTTCCAATTTTAGCAACAATCTTGGTTATGGGCGGGCTCTGAACCCGTATTTCACTGGCAACTCAAGCAGATACACTACACCCATTGGATATAACACAGGCAGCAATAGAGGTGATTCTTTGCTTAGCTCACCAACCAGGAATGTATGGGGAAATGGTGGTCTTAACAGTTCTCCAGGTCCTGGTAGCTCCGGTTCATTTTTGGGATCCGGAACTGGTGGTTATGGGGTCTTTGGGAATAATGGTGTCAATTGGGGCTCATCGGCTGTTTCTGCTCCAGTTGGTAGTGCTTCTGGATATGGTGGTCGGAATGTTGGGTTCAGGAGTGGGGGAAGCAGTTATGGGCTGGGATCTGGAGGACTTGCAAGAAGCAATGCAGCAGGTGGTGTCCCAACTTCATTTGCTGCATCAGGTGGTGCTTATGAGGGGTCTTATGGAGATGTATATTGCAGTGGCTCCATGTATGGTGATTCAACATGGCAAACTGTGTCTTCTGATATGGAGGGCTCTAATACATTTGGATATGGACTTGAAAATCCAGCAGATGATTCAGCGAAAGACTCTGAAAATTATATTGGAAATTATAGTATTGCAAATAGACAATCGAATAGAG GAATCGCGACATAG